ATAATATAATTTTCTTTTTTGTCTTCTATAATACATCCATTCTGCGATCCTTTTGTTCGTAAAATACGTGTTAATTTCCTTGTGTCAATATCAGATATTGCAATAATATTGTTTTCTTTTAAATAAGAAGAGAAACTTTTTTCACTGCGATAATTACTGGATATTGGAGACATATCTCGAATAATCAACCCTCTTATATGAATTTTAGATGATTCTTCGTCGTTTTTATTTGTACCAATATTTCCAATATGAGGATGTGTTAGCGTTACTATTTGATGTGAGTAAGAAGGATCAGTGATTATTTCTTGGTATCCAGTTATTGATGTGTTAAAAACAACTTCTCCGACAGTTGTTCCTTTAGCTCCAATAGAACGTCCATGAAATCTAGTGCCATCTTCTAAAACTAATACTGCTGATTGGCCCAAAGCACCCTCCAAAAAATTTTTTAATTATTGATTAAATTTTATAAATAATAAGTAAAATATTTTGAAAAATTAAATATTTATTTTAACTAAAATTAATATTTTTGTCTATTATCGTAATAAATATTTTATACGTTTTAGTTTTTTAAAAAAGCATTTTTTAAAAAGATAAAATTTATATATTTGTTTTTTACAATAAAAACTTTAAAACATATTTTTTAAAAAATCTTTCATATTAAATAATCCTTTTTCTTTTGAAATAATCCAAATAGCTGATTCAATAGCGCCTTTAGCAAAAGATTTTCTATTAAAAGCTGTATGGGTAATTTTAATTTCTTCTTCAGAATTTGTAAAAATTACTGAGTGTTTTCCAATAATGCCTCCTGATCGTATACTAGAAAATCCGATTTTTTTTGATTCTCTAATTTTTGTTAGTCCTTTTTTATAATATAGCGAATTTGTATTTAAATTCCATTTCATCACTTTTGATATATTTTCTCCAATAGTTAATGCAGTTCCTGAGGGAATATCAATTTTATTACGATGATGGAAATCTATAATATCAATATCAGAATTATTTCCTAAAATTCGAGTTGTTTGTTCTACTAATTGACAAAGTAAATTTATTCCTATACTAAAATTTGACGATATTAAGAGAGCAATATTTTTTGAATAGGATTTGATTTTTTTTATTTCTAAATCTGAAAATCCAGTTGTACCAATAATTATTTTTTTTCTAAATATATTGCAATATTTTAAATATTCTAGTGTTGCAATGGGATGTGTAAAATCGATTAAAACATCAAAATCATTTTTTTCAACATCTAGATGATCTTTAATAAGTACTTCTGTCTTTCCTATTCCGACTATTTTCCCAATATCATGATTAATTAATGGATGATTTTTTTTTACTACTACTGTACTTAAGCAAGTTTTTTTGTTCTTTTGTATTTCCTTAACTAACATTTGTCCCATTCGTCCTAAAGCTCCAGTAATCGCAATACGAGTTATTTTTTTATTCATAGTTTTTTAAATGTAATGGAAGTGTTAAATATCTAGGGATATTAAAAATTATTTTTTCTTCAGGGCCTAAAATTTCTTTTGGTTTTTTAGCACCTATTTTTTGTAAATACTCAATTACTTGTTTTACTAAAAATTCTGGTGCAGATGCGCCTGCTGTAATGCCAATATGTTTTATGTTTTTTATCCATTTTTCTTTAATATCTAAAAATGATTCAATTTGTTTAGTAAATACGCCAGTTTCTTTGCCTATTTCAGTTAACCGATTAGAATTAGAAGAATTTTTAGAACCTATTACAAGTATCATATCAGTTATCTTTGATAGTTTAATAACTGCATTTTGTCGATTAGTTGTTGCATAACATATATCTTCTTTTTTTGGCCCAGAAATATGTGGAAATTTTTTTTTCAAAGCTTTAATAATAGATTGAGTATAGTTAATAGATAATGTTGTTTGTGTAAAAAAATTTAATTTTGTGTTATTTTTTTCAATTGATAATTTATTTATATCTTCTATTGATTCAATAAGATGTATTTGACTACTATTTTTTTTATTGTATTGCCCTATTGTTCCGATAACTTCGGGATGTCCTTTATGACCAATAAAGATAGTTTCTATATTTTTTTCGCTTGCTTTTGAAACTTCTTTATGCACCTTTGTTACTAATGGACAAGTCGCATTTAAAATAATTAATTTTTTTTTTATAGCTTTTTCTTTTGTTTTTTTTGAAACACCATGTGCAGAAAAGACTACTATTGAATTATCTGGAATATCCGAAATTTTCTCAACAAAAATTACTCCTTTTTTACGTAATTTTTTTATAACATATTGATTATGTACTAACTCATGTTTAATATAGATAGTTTTTTTATAAATTTTTAAAGCGTTTTCAACTATTAAAATAGCTCTTTTGACACCTGCGCAAAAACCTCTTGGATTCGCTAATAAAACATCCATTTGGAAGAATCTCCAGAAAATATTTTCATTAAAAAGAACATATATTTTATTAAAAATAATAGATTTATTTATTCACTTTATATTTATTTTTTATATATATAACTATTCCAATAAAAATACTACAATCGGATACATTAAATGTTGCAAAATGCCAGTTATTAATATGCATATCAATAAAGTCTATAACAAACCCATAATAAATACGATCTGTTAAATTTCCTATAGCTCCTGCGATAATAAAACATAAAGCTAATTTTTTATGTTTTTTTTTTGATTTCAAAATTTCTTTAAATATTAATAATATAATAATTATGCTTAATGTTGATAAAAAAAATCTATTCCATAATGTTTTACTTGAAAAAGCGCTAAAAGCTACACCATAATTATGTACATGAAAGAAATTGAGCACAGATAAAATTTTTTTTATTTCATATAAATCTAAATGATTAAAAATCCAATATTTAGAAAAAATATCTATTATTAAGATAACTATTATGATTGAAATATATTTTTTATATATTTTTTTCATATAAAAATTCGTTTTTCACCATCGCCTCGAGTGTTAGAAATGCAACGCATACAAATTTCATTATTATTATGAATAATAGGAATATTATAATGCCAACATCTTTGACATTTTTTTTCATTGCTTTTTTTTAACAAAATTTTAAATTTAGGTAATAAAAAACTTTTTTTTGCATTTATTGGTGCTGTTTCATAACTTTTTACTAAAACATGAGATGTTAAAAATATAAATTTTAATTCATTTCCTAAAATATTTAATTTTTCTTTTACTTCAGGTGTTACATATAATGTCATAGAGATTTCTAATGAATTATTTATGTTTTTATTTTTTATTTCTTCTTCTATAAATTTATTTATTTCATTTTTAATGATTATTAATTCATTCCAAAATTGATGATTACACGTAGTGTTAATATTTAATGCAAATAATTCATTAGACCATTCTTCTGTAAATACATAGTCTGAATTTTTTCCAGGTAAATAATTCCATATTTCATTAGCAGTGAATGATAATATCGGAGATATCCATCTAACTAGTGCATGTATTATATAATATATTGCTGTTTGACAACTTCTTCTTTCTAAACTGTTTTTTTGTAAAGTATATTGTCTATCTTTGATAATATCAAGGTAAAAAGAGCTCATTTCAACAGAACAAAAATGCATTAACTTTTTTATTACTTCATGAAAATTGTATTTATTATAAAGTCTAATTATTTCTTCTTGTACTATTTTTGTATGAGATACAGCCCACTGATCTAAACGAATCATTTTTTCTTTAGGAACAATATTTTCGTTTGGGTGAAAATCGTTTATATTAGCCAGCATAAAACGAGCTGTATTTCTTATTCTTCGATAAATGTCTGATGTTCGTTTTAAAATTTCATTAGAAATAGAAATATCATTAGAATAATTTGAAGAAGCTACCCAAAGTCTTAAAACATCCGCTCCTAATGTATTGATTATATCGTTAGGACTTATAGTATTTCCTATAGATTTAGACATTTTTTGTCCTTTTCCATCAACTACAAATCCATGTGTTAATACTTCAGAATAAGGCGCTTTTTTATTAATTAACATTGATATCATCAATGATGACATAAACCAACCTCTATGTTGATCTGAGCCTTCTAAAAACATATCTGCATAATTTTTTTTGTTTTTTTTGTTTTTATATTGTATTGAAGTGTGAGTATTTCCTGATTCAAACCAAACATCTAATATATCAAAAACTTGTTCATATAGATTATATTCTTCACCTAATATTTCTTTTAAATTAATATTCCACCATGCTTTGATTCCTTCTAATTCTACTTTTTTAATAATATTTTTCATTATTAAAGAGTTTTTAGGGTGTATTTCACCTGTTTTTTTGTGTATAAAAATACACATTGGAACACCCCATTTTCTTTGTCTTGAGATACACCAATCAGGTCTTTTTTGTATCATTTCCTTTATTCTATATTCTCCCCATTTAGGGATCCATAAAACTTTTTGAACTTCTTTAATAGTATTAAAACGAAAATTATTTTTATTAACATCAATAAACCATTGCGGAGTAGCTCGAAATATAATAGGGGTTTTATGCCTCCAACAATGTGGGTAACTATGATCTAAAGATTCATGACGTAATAAACAATGATGATCAATTAATAATTTTATAATTATTTCGTTAGCTTTATAAATGTTAATTCCGTCTAATTTTGGATGTATATTTTTTTTAAAATCACCTTTATAATTGATTAAATTTATTGGGTTTATATCATATTTTTGACACACAGTATAATCTTCTTGCCCGTGATCCGGGGAAGTATGAACTGCCCCTGTACCTGTTTCAATATTAACATGTTCGCCTAATATTACAGGTAATAAAATATTTTTTAAAAACGGATGTAAAAATTTTATTCCCTCTAATTTTTTTCCATCAATTGAAATTAAATATTTCCAATTTTTTATTTTTAAACTATTAAGTGTGTTTTTTGAAAGTTCTTTAGCTAGAATTAAATTATATTTTTCAGTTTCAATTAAATCATATTTAAAGTCTGGATGTACTGCGATCGCTTGACTTGATGGAAGTGTCCACGGAGTAGTCGTCCAGATAGGTAAATATGTTTCTTTATTATTTAACATGTAAGTATTGAATATTTTTTTTAAATTTTTATCATTACTTTTAATTGCAACAAAAATTGCATCTGATTTTTTATCAAAATATTCAATTTCTGCATCAGATAAAGAAGATTCGCATTTTAAACACCAATGTATAGGTTTAAAATCTCTATACAAGTGTTTTTTTTCAATAATTTTAGAAAGTGTTTTTATTATATTTGCTTCATTTTTATAATTCATTGTAAGATGAGCATTTTCCCAATCTCCAATTACTCCTAATCTAATAAAGTCTTTTTTTTGTTTTTTTACTTGATTTTCTGCATACTTTCTACATTTTTCTTGAAATTTTGAAGTATTTATTGTTTTTTTGTACACTCCTAATTTTTCTTCAACTTTTTGTTCAATAGGTAACCCATGACAGTCCCATGAAGGTATATATGGAGCATCAAAACCAGATAAATTTTTAGATTTAATTATTATGTCTTTTAAAATTTTATTAACTGCATGTCCAATATGAATGTTTCCATTTGCATACGGAGGTCCATCATGTAGAAAAAAAATTTTTTTGTTTTCTTTATTTTTTCTAATTATTTGATAAAGATTATTTTCATACCAATTTTTTAAGATTTGAGGTTCTTTTTGAGTTAAATTAGCTCGCATAGAAAATTTTGTTTTAGGTAAGTTTAAAGTTTTTTTATAATCATGCATAATTTTATCTTTTATTTTTAATTTCATAATCAGAAATATTAAAATATTTTTTAACAATTTTAATATCTTCGGAAATCTGTTCTTTTAATTGTTGTGCCGATGAAAAAAAACATTCGTTTCTTATTTTTTTGTATAGTAAAACTTCTATTTTTTTATTATATAAATTAATATTTACATCAAATATATGAACTTCAAGAATTTTGTTTTTTGGTATAGAAATATAACTAGGTTTCACTCCTATATTGCATATGCCTAAATATTTTTTTTTATAATGTATTTTCACTGCATATACACCATTAGTGATTGGAATATTATTATGTAATTTTATATTAGCAGTTGGATAACCTAGTGTTCTTCCTATTTGATTACCATAAATAACACGACCAAAAATACTAAATGGTCTACCAAGTAATATTTGAGCTAATTTAATGTTATTTTCTAATAAATATTTTCTAATATTAGTACTGCTAATTTTAATATTATTTTTATATAATGATTTAACTGAAATAACATTAAATTTATATTTTTCACTATTCTTTTTTAAAAGTTCAATATCTCCGTTTCTTTTAGAACCAAATCTAAAATCTTGTCCAACTACAATAAATTTTATGTTTAATTTGTTAATTAAGATTTGTATAATAAATTTTTCTGCACTAAGATTTGAAAAAAATTTGTTAAATTGAATACATAAAACTATATCAATTTTATATAATTGAATGTATTTTATTTTTTCACGAAATTTTGTAATTCTTTTAGGAGGGTTTTGAGTATTAAAAAATTCTAATGGTTGCGGTTCAAATAAAATTATTATTGTTAGTAAATTATTTTCTTTACCTATTTTATAGACTGTAGAAAGTAATTTTTTATGGCCTAAATGCACTCCATCAAAGTTTCCAATACTGATAACTGAATTAGAATTTATTTTTTTTAAGTTATGAATACCTCGTATAATTCTCATGACTGAATTAACCTAATTAAATTAATTAATATATCATAAAATTTATTATAGAATTTATATTTTATAATAATTGTTAAATAATTTTTAATAATTTATTATATTGTTAATAATTTTTATTATTTCTTGTATCATATTTAATTATTAATATAATTTTAATATTTAGGAGTTAAAATTGGCGAATATAAAATCATCTAAAAAAGATTCTATAGCATCAGAACAGCGTCGTAAAAACAATATGAGCCAACGTTCAAAAATTCGCACTTTTATAAAAAAAGTTCGATTAGCTATTTTTTCTGGAGATAAAAAAAAAGCAGAAAATGCTTTTAAAACTATGCAATCTGTTATTGACAAATATTCAACTAAGGGTTTAATACATAAAAACAAAGCATCACGACATAAATCTATTTTATCATTACAAATTAAAAAATTAAATTAAAATTAGATTTATTATAATAGTATTGCCTCTAATTTTTTTAAGAAGCAATACTTTATAAGATTCTATTTGGTCAAATCATCAAAAAATCTTTTTACTCCATCGAAAAATCTTTTTGAACGAGGTGTATTTTTTTCCCCTCTAAATTCATTAAAACTTTTTTCTAATTCATTTAAAAGGTATTTTTGTTGTTCATTAAGATTAACTGGTGTTTCTACTACTACTCGGCATAATAAGTCACCTTGATTTCTATTTTGTACAGATTTTACACCTCTTCCTCGAATACGAAATAGTTTTCCTGATTGTGTTTCAGGTGGTATTTTTAATTTAACTCGACCATCTAGTGTAGGAACTTCAATTTCTCCTCCTAACGCAGCCATGGTAAAATTTATTGGAACTTCGCAATAAAGATTATTTTCTTCGCGTTGAAAGATAGGATGTGTATTTACTTTTATTTGAACATAAAGATCTCCTGATGGCGCACCATTTGTTCCAGCTTCTCCTTCGTTATTTAGTCGAATGCGATCATTGGTGTCAACACCAGGCGGAATTTTTACTGATAATATTTTACTAGTTTTAATTCTTCCTTGACCGTGACAAGCACGGCATGGGTCTTTAATCACAGTTCCTTTTTCATTACATGTAGGACAAGATTGTTGAACTGTAAAAAATCCTTTTCTTATATGTATTTGACCTCTACCTTGACAAGTAGAACAATTACGAGGTTTAGTACCCTTTTTAGCTCCAGTTCCATAACAAATTTGACATTTTT
This region of Buchnera aphidicola (Aphis craccivora) genomic DNA includes:
- the dapB gene encoding 4-hydroxy-tetrahydrodipicolinate reductase — translated: MNKKITRIAITGALGRMGQMLVKEIQKNKKTCLSTVVVKKNHPLINHDIGKIVGIGKTEVLIKDHLDVEKNDFDVLIDFTHPIATLEYLKYCNIFRKKIIIGTTGFSDLEIKKIKSYSKNIALLISSNFSIGINLLCQLVEQTTRILGNNSDIDIIDFHHRNKIDIPSGTALTIGENISKVMKWNLNTNSLYYKKGLTKIRESKKIGFSSIRSGGIIGKHSVIFTNSEEEIKITHTAFNRKSFAKGAIESAIWIISKEKGLFNMKDFLKNMF
- the ispH gene encoding 4-hydroxy-3-methylbut-2-enyl diphosphate reductase, whose protein sequence is MDVLLANPRGFCAGVKRAILIVENALKIYKKTIYIKHELVHNQYVIKKLRKKGVIFVEKISDIPDNSIVVFSAHGVSKKTKEKAIKKKLIILNATCPLVTKVHKEVSKASEKNIETIFIGHKGHPEVIGTIGQYNKKNSSQIHLIESIEDINKLSIEKNNTKLNFFTQTTLSINYTQSIIKALKKKFPHISGPKKEDICYATTNRQNAVIKLSKITDMILVIGSKNSSNSNRLTEIGKETGVFTKQIESFLDIKEKWIKNIKHIGITAGASAPEFLVKQVIEYLQKIGAKKPKEILGPEEKIIFNIPRYLTLPLHLKNYE
- the lspA gene encoding signal peptidase II, translating into MKKIYKKYISIIIVILIIDIFSKYWIFNHLDLYEIKKILSVLNFFHVHNYGVAFSAFSSKTLWNRFFLSTLSIIIILLIFKEILKSKKKHKKLALCFIIAGAIGNLTDRIYYGFVIDFIDMHINNWHFATFNVSDCSIFIGIVIYIKNKYKVNK
- the ileS gene encoding isoleucine--tRNA ligase, whose protein sequence is MHDYKKTLNLPKTKFSMRANLTQKEPQILKNWYENNLYQIIRKNKENKKIFFLHDGPPYANGNIHIGHAVNKILKDIIIKSKNLSGFDAPYIPSWDCHGLPIEQKVEEKLGVYKKTINTSKFQEKCRKYAENQVKKQKKDFIRLGVIGDWENAHLTMNYKNEANIIKTLSKIIEKKHLYRDFKPIHWCLKCESSLSDAEIEYFDKKSDAIFVAIKSNDKNLKKIFNTYMLNNKETYLPIWTTTPWTLPSSQAIAVHPDFKYDLIETEKYNLILAKELSKNTLNSLKIKNWKYLISIDGKKLEGIKFLHPFLKNILLPVILGEHVNIETGTGAVHTSPDHGQEDYTVCQKYDINPINLINYKGDFKKNIHPKLDGINIYKANEIIIKLLIDHHCLLRHESLDHSYPHCWRHKTPIIFRATPQWFIDVNKNNFRFNTIKEVQKVLWIPKWGEYRIKEMIQKRPDWCISRQRKWGVPMCIFIHKKTGEIHPKNSLIMKNIIKKVELEGIKAWWNINLKEILGEEYNLYEQVFDILDVWFESGNTHTSIQYKNKKNKKNYADMFLEGSDQHRGWFMSSLMISMLINKKAPYSEVLTHGFVVDGKGQKMSKSIGNTISPNDIINTLGADVLRLWVASSNYSNDISISNEILKRTSDIYRRIRNTARFMLANINDFHPNENIVPKEKMIRLDQWAVSHTKIVQEEIIRLYNKYNFHEVIKKLMHFCSVEMSSFYLDIIKDRQYTLQKNSLERRSCQTAIYYIIHALVRWISPILSFTANEIWNYLPGKNSDYVFTEEWSNELFALNINTTCNHQFWNELIIIKNEINKFIEEEIKNKNINNSLEISMTLYVTPEVKEKLNILGNELKFIFLTSHVLVKSYETAPINAKKSFLLPKFKILLKKSNEKKCQRCWHYNIPIIHNNNEICMRCISNTRGDGEKRIFI
- the ribF gene encoding bifunctional riboflavin kinase/FAD synthetase; translation: MRIIRGIHNLKKINSNSVISIGNFDGVHLGHKKLLSTVYKIGKENNLLTIIILFEPQPLEFFNTQNPPKRITKFREKIKYIQLYKIDIVLCIQFNKFFSNLSAEKFIIQILINKLNIKFIVVGQDFRFGSKRNGDIELLKKNSEKYKFNVISVKSLYKNNIKISSTNIRKYLLENNIKLAQILLGRPFSIFGRVIYGNQIGRTLGYPTANIKLHNNIPITNGVYAVKIHYKKKYLGICNIGVKPSYISIPKNKILEVHIFDVNINLYNKKIEVLLYKKIRNECFFSSAQQLKEQISEDIKIVKKYFNISDYEIKNKR
- the rpsT gene encoding 30S ribosomal protein S20; this translates as MANIKSSKKDSIASEQRRKNNMSQRSKIRTFIKKVRLAIFSGDKKKAENAFKTMQSVIDKYSTKGLIHKNKASRHKSILSLQIKKLN
- the dnaJ gene encoding molecular chaperone DnaJ, with protein sequence MIKKDYYQILGVSKSAEEREIKKAYKRLAMKYHPDRNQGDKNAENTFKEIKEAYEVLINEDKRNAYDQYGHAAFENGHNQNTTYSTFTSSADFSDIFGDVFGDIFGGNRSQRVKKGADLCYNMEISLEEAVKGTIKEIRIPTFQKCQICYGTGAKKGTKPRNCSTCQGRGQIHIRKGFFTVQQSCPTCNEKGTVIKDPCRACHGQGRIKTSKILSVKIPPGVDTNDRIRLNNEGEAGTNGAPSGDLYVQIKVNTHPIFQREENNLYCEVPINFTMAALGGEIEVPTLDGRVKLKIPPETQSGKLFRIRGRGVKSVQNRNQGDLLCRVVVETPVNLNEQQKYLLNELEKSFNEFRGEKNTPRSKRFFDGVKRFFDDLTK